The following are encoded together in the Methylorubrum sp. B1-46 genome:
- a CDS encoding alpha/beta fold hydrolase, with the protein MSEGVLLLHGIARRAASLRSLERRLTAEGYATLNLDYPARRLGLADIAETIAPAILGFADTVSRLHLVTHSMGGLVARVLLARHRPESLGRVVMLGPPNGGSEVADALHRLAPYRRVFGPAGAELVTSRGTVQERLFGMVDYPLGVIAGRRSLYPLASLLLPGPNDGRVTVARTRVEGMTDHIVLPVAHPTMMWNRRVQAETVHFLREGRFGDR; encoded by the coding sequence GTGAGCGAGGGCGTCCTCCTCTTGCACGGCATCGCTCGCCGGGCCGCCTCGCTGCGCTCCCTGGAGCGGCGGTTGACGGCCGAGGGCTACGCCACGCTCAATCTCGATTATCCGGCTCGACGGCTGGGACTGGCCGACATCGCCGAGACGATCGCGCCCGCGATCCTGGGGTTCGCCGACACCGTGAGCCGTCTTCACCTCGTCACCCATTCCATGGGTGGTCTCGTCGCCCGCGTGCTCTTGGCCCGGCACCGGCCCGAAAGTCTCGGGCGCGTGGTGATGCTCGGGCCGCCCAACGGCGGCAGCGAGGTCGCCGACGCGCTCCACCGCCTCGCGCCCTACCGCCGTGTCTTCGGTCCGGCCGGCGCCGAACTCGTGACTTCGCGCGGGACAGTCCAGGAGCGTCTATTCGGCATGGTCGATTACCCGCTCGGCGTCATCGCTGGCCGCCGCAGCCTCTATCCTCTGGCTTCCCTCCTGCTGCCGGGGCCGAACGACGGACGCGTCACCGTCGCGCGCACCCGCGTCGAGGGCATGACCGACCACATCGTGCTCCCGGTCGCGCACCCGACGATGATGTGGAACCGGCGGGTTCAGGCCGAGACCGTCCATTTCCTGCGCGAGGGCCGCTTCGGTGATCGGTGA
- a CDS encoding LysR substrate-binding domain-containing protein, translating to MAALPVNLDMDVLRTFVTGIDLGSFAKAADRLGRSPSAISLQMRKLEDQVGQTLLRRNGRGLALTEPGEMLLGYARRLLDLNDAAVSAVAAPALSGSVRLGLPQDFTETGLPTVLARFARLHPAVRVEVHVERDAVLRSELETGHLDLALVWDATGAAGEGSLVAHLPLVWIGPRAGVVGAAHRPLPHPLPLALFGPPCLFRHAALKALDAAGIPWRVAFSSPGLAGLWAAVAAGLGVTLRTPHGLPPSLRPLDPDEAGLPPLPSLHLRLVRGMGGTDPAVERFAELLRETLAETTRVVAPLP from the coding sequence ATGGCGGCGCTGCCGGTGAATCTCGACATGGATGTGCTGCGCACCTTCGTGACCGGGATCGACCTCGGCAGCTTCGCCAAAGCCGCCGACCGCCTCGGACGCTCGCCCTCGGCGATCAGCCTGCAGATGCGCAAGTTGGAGGATCAGGTCGGCCAGACGCTACTGCGCCGGAATGGCCGGGGCCTCGCGTTGACCGAGCCGGGCGAGATGTTGCTGGGCTATGCCCGTCGCCTCCTCGATCTCAATGATGCGGCGGTGAGCGCCGTCGCAGCACCCGCCTTGTCCGGCTCGGTCCGCCTCGGCCTGCCCCAGGATTTCACCGAGACCGGGCTGCCGACCGTGCTCGCCCGCTTCGCCCGGCTGCACCCGGCCGTGCGGGTCGAGGTGCATGTCGAGCGCGACGCCGTCCTGCGGTCCGAGTTGGAGACCGGCCACCTCGACCTCGCGCTGGTCTGGGACGCGACCGGCGCGGCGGGGGAGGGAAGCCTGGTCGCGCACCTGCCCCTGGTCTGGATCGGACCGCGCGCGGGAGTGGTGGGCGCAGCCCATCGCCCGTTACCGCATCCTTTGCCGCTCGCGCTGTTCGGGCCACCCTGCCTGTTCCGCCACGCCGCGCTCAAGGCCCTTGATGCGGCCGGCATTCCCTGGCGCGTCGCCTTCAGCAGCCCTGGTCTCGCAGGTCTATGGGCGGCGGTGGCCGCCGGCCTCGGCGTGACCCTGCGCACCCCGCACGGGCTGCCGCCGTCGCTGCGGCCCCTCGATCCGGACGAGGCCGGTCTGCCGCCGCTGCCGAGCCTGCACCTGCGCTTGGTTCGCGGCATGGGTGGCACCGATCCGGCGGTCGAGCGCTTCGCCGAACTCCTCCGCGAGACGCTGGCCGAGACCACGCGCGTGGTGGCCCCGCTTCCGTGA
- a CDS encoding tautomerase family protein produces the protein MPFVRLTIAGLETGPDIVADLQRGITALMAAVLGKRADLTAVLVEPAPAGGWSVGGAAVAPAAHVEARVTQGTNTAEEKAQFVAAAHDLLVRTLPGPLPLATYVVVQEVPADAWGYGGLTQAARR, from the coding sequence ATGCCCTTCGTCAGACTCACGATCGCCGGTCTTGAGACCGGGCCCGACATCGTCGCGGATCTCCAACGGGGGATCACCGCCCTGATGGCTGCGGTGCTCGGCAAGCGGGCGGATCTCACTGCCGTCCTGGTCGAACCGGCACCGGCCGGCGGCTGGTCCGTCGGCGGCGCGGCGGTGGCGCCGGCGGCGCATGTCGAGGCCCGGGTGACGCAGGGCACCAACACGGCGGAGGAGAAGGCGCAATTCGTGGCCGCCGCCCATGACCTGCTGGTGCGGACGCTGCCCGGACCGTTGCCGCTGGCGACCTACGTCGTCGTGCAGGAGGTTCCGGCCGATGCCTGGGGCTATGGCGGCCTCACGCAGGCGGCGCGGAGATAG